The following are encoded together in the Gilvimarinus sp. DA14 genome:
- a CDS encoding YdeI family protein — protein MPKPDPQKIMSFPTSKTLRQWLKVNHATESELWVKIFKKGTGVQSVTWNDVVIETLCWGWIDGVKKSLDDQVYLQRITPRTPRSNWSKRNTEHVERLIKEGRMEDPGLAHVRAAKADGRWDNAYVVSEMTVPEDFLAALENQPNAKQFYATLNKSTRYVIAHGLTSAKKSETRQKRFTKYMTMLTQQEQPN, from the coding sequence ATGCCCAAACCTGACCCACAAAAGATCATGTCCTTTCCAACGTCCAAAACGCTCCGGCAATGGCTCAAGGTTAATCACGCAACTGAAAGCGAGTTGTGGGTAAAGATATTTAAGAAAGGCACAGGGGTTCAAAGCGTCACCTGGAATGATGTTGTTATTGAAACTCTATGCTGGGGTTGGATTGACGGAGTTAAGAAATCGCTGGATGATCAGGTCTATCTTCAGCGCATCACACCCAGAACACCACGAAGCAATTGGTCTAAAAGGAACACGGAGCATGTTGAACGCCTGATAAAAGAAGGCCGAATGGAGGATCCCGGGCTAGCGCACGTTCGCGCAGCAAAAGCCGATGGGCGCTGGGATAACGCTTATGTGGTCAGCGAGATGACCGTGCCCGAAGATTTCTTAGCGGCATTAGAAAACCAACCAAACGCAAAGCAGTTTTATGCCACGCTCAATAAATCAACTCGGTATGTTATTGCGCACGGCCTAACCAGCGCCAAGAAATCCGAAACCAGACAAAAGCGATTTACCAAGTACATGACAATGCTTACCCAACAAGAGCAGCCCAACTAA
- a CDS encoding GNAT family N-acetyltransferase yields the protein MQALNIDLKMNIQIAEGYPAKMESIESLFRSFGDFNENVIEHSLRNRSDIIGIYAYEKDLLVGCKIGFSPRLGYFESWIGGVHKDYQCRGIATELALALQNKVKEKGYRYLETTTANDNLPMQLVNLKTGMRVVGTYLDRGNELKLRFQLELKT from the coding sequence ATGCAGGCGTTAAATATAGACTTAAAAATGAACATACAAATCGCCGAAGGTTACCCCGCGAAAATGGAAAGCATCGAAAGCCTCTTCCGTAGCTTCGGCGACTTTAATGAAAACGTGATTGAGCACTCACTTAGAAACAGATCTGACATTATAGGTATTTATGCCTACGAGAAGGATCTGTTAGTGGGCTGCAAGATAGGCTTTAGCCCTAGGCTGGGATATTTTGAAAGCTGGATTGGTGGTGTGCATAAAGATTACCAGTGCCGTGGAATAGCCACCGAACTTGCACTCGCTTTGCAAAATAAAGTCAAGGAGAAGGGGTATCGTTATCTTGAGACCACCACTGCTAACGACAACCTGCCGATGCAGTTAGTAAACTTAAAGACAGGAATGCGAGTTGTCGGCACCTACTTAGATCGAGGTAACGAGCTGAAGCTAAGGTTCCAGCTAGAACTTAAAACTTAG
- a CDS encoding helix-turn-helix domain-containing protein, with amino-acid sequence MKIDGKGRKTALNACTEPCAIERGMRLIGGKWTGSIIYHLKDSPVRFNDLARMLGGASKKMIDQRLKELEANGMVLRKVINDRPVAVTYELTDFGRSALRILDDLRIWSEENDIKT; translated from the coding sequence GTGAAAATCGACGGTAAAGGCCGAAAGACGGCACTCAATGCTTGCACCGAGCCTTGCGCCATCGAGAGAGGAATGAGACTCATTGGCGGTAAATGGACAGGCTCAATTATTTATCACTTAAAGGATTCGCCTGTCCGCTTCAACGATCTTGCTCGAATGCTCGGTGGCGCCAGCAAGAAGATGATTGATCAACGTTTAAAAGAGTTGGAAGCTAACGGTATGGTACTACGCAAGGTTATTAATGACCGCCCAGTAGCGGTTACCTATGAATTAACGGACTTTGGGAGAAGCGCCCTGAGAATTCTTGACGATTTAAGAATATGGTCTGAAGAGAATGATATAAAAACGTAA
- a CDS encoding NAD(P)H-dependent oxidoreductase, whose protein sequence is MSNVLIINAHHEYPFSKGELNRSLVLLAQQLIEAKGHVVRLVTVDDGWNVEEELKNHRWADIILLQSPINWMGVPWTFKKYMDEVYTAGMDGTLCNGDGRTREQPRSNYGAGGTLADKKYMISLTFNAPMEAFDNSNEYLFQGKSVDDLIFPMHMNFRFFAMEAMETFACFDVMKNATIENDFKRFEDHINKHF, encoded by the coding sequence ATGAGTAATGTTTTAATCATTAATGCACACCACGAATATCCGTTCTCCAAGGGTGAGTTAAACAGGTCGCTTGTCCTTTTGGCTCAGCAACTAATCGAGGCAAAAGGCCATGTCGTGAGGCTGGTGACAGTAGACGATGGGTGGAATGTGGAGGAAGAGCTTAAAAATCATCGATGGGCAGACATTATTCTTCTTCAATCCCCTATTAACTGGATGGGAGTTCCATGGACATTTAAAAAATACATGGATGAGGTCTATACAGCAGGTATGGACGGTACTTTATGCAACGGCGATGGGCGGACCAGAGAGCAGCCTCGCAGTAACTATGGCGCCGGGGGTACCTTAGCTGACAAAAAATACATGATTTCGCTTACATTTAACGCCCCAATGGAAGCTTTTGATAATAGTAATGAATACTTATTTCAAGGCAAAAGCGTGGACGATCTAATATTTCCTATGCACATGAATTTTCGATTTTTTGCTATGGAGGCAATGGAAACTTTTGCTTGCTTCGACGTGATGAAGAACGCGACGATAGAAAACGATTTTAAGCGCTTTGAAGACCATATAAACAAGCATTTTTAG
- a CDS encoding peroxiredoxin-like family protein, translating to MYTKKLHAGAKFPEVKATLLNGEKILLSRPNGDKDWKLVLVYRGRHCPLCTKYLNELEQHIQSLYDAGVDVVAVSGDSKEQLESHLEKLDVSFPMVYGLTQEQMQEMGLYISTPRSEKETDHNFSEPGLFVINQDGNIQVVDISNNPFVRPSLSEFISGINWIRNPENNYPIRGTFR from the coding sequence ATGTATACAAAAAAACTGCATGCGGGAGCCAAATTTCCCGAGGTTAAAGCCACATTACTAAACGGTGAAAAAATTCTTCTTTCGCGCCCAAACGGCGATAAAGATTGGAAGCTTGTGCTTGTGTATAGAGGAAGACATTGCCCGCTATGTACGAAGTATCTTAATGAACTGGAGCAACACATCCAATCTTTATACGACGCCGGCGTTGACGTTGTAGCAGTATCAGGCGACAGCAAAGAGCAACTAGAGAGCCACCTGGAAAAGCTGGATGTAAGCTTCCCAATGGTATATGGTTTAACTCAGGAGCAAATGCAAGAGATGGGTTTGTATATTTCCACTCCTCGGTCCGAGAAAGAGACAGATCACAACTTCTCAGAGCCGGGGCTGTTTGTTATCAACCAGGACGGCAATATTCAGGTGGTCGATATTTCAAATAATCCATTCGTAAGGCCAAGCTTATCTGAATTTATCTCAGGTATTAATTGGATTCGAAACCCAGAAAACAACTACCCTATTCGTGGAACCTTTAGGTAA
- a CDS encoding DUF3429 domain-containing protein, whose translation MNQTLRNLLGYAGLIPFIGLALACALPDYRHTAVLGLISYGAIILSFMAGSLWGQVQSETGSRAGALIASNALALSGWAALYYAVTGWPLLALAGLTLGFIACWACERVWVRQEAGYQWLRTRLTFIVVACLASVIAVFVTA comes from the coding sequence ATGAACCAAACACTTAGAAACCTGCTCGGTTATGCGGGCTTAATTCCCTTTATCGGTCTCGCACTCGCATGCGCCCTACCCGACTATCGTCACACGGCGGTGCTGGGGCTTATCAGTTATGGCGCCATCATCCTTAGCTTTATGGCGGGCAGCCTGTGGGGCCAGGTACAGAGCGAGACAGGCTCGCGTGCCGGGGCATTAATCGCCAGCAATGCCCTCGCACTCAGTGGCTGGGCCGCACTGTATTACGCCGTAACCGGCTGGCCGTTACTCGCGCTGGCGGGGCTAACGCTAGGCTTCATCGCCTGCTGGGCCTGCGAGCGGGTGTGGGTTCGGCAAGAAGCCGGCTACCAATGGCTTCGCACCAGGCTGACATTCATTGTGGTAGCCTGCCTGGCATCGGTTATCGCCGTATTCGTCACGGCCTGA
- a CDS encoding peptidylprolyl isomerase: MAQASARHILVESEDTCNELKAQIQGGEDFAKLAQDHSKCPSGRNGGDLGSFRPGQMVPEFDKVVFSAPLNEVQGPVKTQFGYHLLEVTERQD, encoded by the coding sequence ATGGCCCAAGCATCCGCACGCCACATTCTGGTGGAAAGCGAAGACACCTGTAACGAACTGAAAGCCCAAATCCAAGGCGGGGAAGATTTCGCCAAACTGGCGCAAGACCACTCCAAATGCCCCTCGGGCCGTAACGGCGGTGACTTAGGCTCATTCCGCCCCGGCCAAATGGTACCGGAATTCGACAAAGTCGTATTCAGCGCACCGCTTAATGAAGTGCAGGGCCCGGTAAAAACCCAGTTTGGTTATCACCTGCTGGAAGTAACCGAGCGTCAAGACTAA
- a CDS encoding dodecin — MSNHHTYKKLEIVGSSPNSIEEAIENALAECSKSVSHMEWFEVTETRGHIVDGKVGHYQVGLKIGFRIEGS; from the coding sequence ATGTCCAACCATCACACCTACAAAAAGCTCGAAATTGTCGGCTCATCACCCAACAGCATTGAAGAGGCCATCGAAAACGCGCTGGCCGAATGCAGCAAAAGCGTGAGTCATATGGAATGGTTTGAAGTGACCGAAACCCGCGGCCATATTGTCGACGGCAAAGTCGGCCATTACCAGGTTGGCCTGAAAATCGGTTTTCGCATCGAGGGCAGTTGA
- a CDS encoding GTPase domain-containing protein has protein sequence MKDLIRQFGRLRLLALVLAFLPFAALPLAGIVWLWQSGHMLDWLLLLAVCAGVAMLLQWWLASQDKRQTLESRTQPDGNWSSTAEGAWAQVEALAESAAPTEYPLNDSGALLQLAQKTLERVAGHFHPEKEQPLLALTLPHTLLIIERASRELRKEIVHTLPFSHRLSLGNLVQARRLQQTAARYHNAYRVGRAFLSPATALYKEFSRAVSGQILDYGSERLQRWLLQEYVRKVGFYAIELYSGNLLLSGELVGAEGRPLQVLVLGPAQSGKTSVIEALVGEQALVEPPTSDNGLSEYRLTSPEWGELVLWDTPAWKSLPRRQARRAVAQADTIIWVSNAEQMDTDYEAEQLARLKRWLGERAGQPEPPLLVALTRCEQEDATELKLRVAGALAVAPEQVVALTLAEPLDAYARQPLQAVFAANISQAVRSHYWRYLNRQRREENREIAGQQLRNAAGNAWRTARSVFRRRKKP, from the coding sequence ATGAAAGACCTGATTCGCCAGTTTGGTCGTCTGCGCCTATTGGCGCTGGTGTTAGCTTTCTTGCCGTTTGCCGCACTGCCTTTGGCGGGCATCGTCTGGCTTTGGCAAAGCGGCCATATGTTGGATTGGCTGTTGTTACTGGCCGTGTGCGCCGGTGTCGCCATGTTACTGCAGTGGTGGCTGGCGTCGCAGGATAAACGCCAGACGCTTGAATCGCGCACCCAGCCAGATGGCAATTGGTCATCTACTGCCGAAGGCGCCTGGGCGCAGGTTGAGGCGCTGGCCGAAAGTGCTGCCCCCACCGAATACCCGCTAAACGACAGCGGCGCTTTACTGCAGTTAGCGCAGAAGACGCTAGAGCGAGTCGCCGGGCATTTTCACCCCGAGAAAGAGCAACCCCTGCTGGCGTTAACCTTGCCTCACACCCTGTTGATTATCGAGCGGGCCAGCCGCGAGCTGCGCAAGGAAATTGTGCACACCTTACCCTTCAGCCACCGGCTTAGTTTGGGCAACCTGGTACAGGCGCGTCGCTTGCAGCAAACGGCGGCCCGTTATCACAATGCCTACCGGGTTGGGCGAGCGTTTCTCAGCCCCGCGACGGCGCTTTATAAAGAGTTTAGCCGTGCGGTGAGCGGGCAGATTCTGGATTATGGCAGCGAGCGGCTGCAGCGTTGGCTGCTGCAGGAGTATGTGCGCAAGGTCGGTTTTTACGCCATTGAATTGTACAGCGGCAATTTACTGCTAAGCGGCGAGCTAGTAGGCGCCGAGGGGCGCCCCCTGCAGGTGTTGGTGCTGGGTCCTGCGCAAAGCGGTAAAACCAGTGTGATTGAGGCGCTGGTGGGTGAGCAGGCACTGGTTGAACCGCCGACAAGCGATAACGGACTTAGCGAATACCGATTAACCTCGCCCGAATGGGGCGAGCTTGTGCTGTGGGATACCCCTGCCTGGAAAAGCCTGCCCAGGCGGCAGGCCCGGCGAGCCGTCGCCCAGGCCGATACCATTATTTGGGTGAGCAATGCCGAGCAAATGGATACCGACTACGAGGCTGAACAGCTTGCGCGGTTAAAGCGTTGGCTGGGTGAGCGTGCCGGGCAGCCCGAGCCGCCTTTGCTGGTGGCGCTGACCCGTTGCGAGCAAGAGGATGCAACAGAGCTTAAGCTGCGGGTGGCCGGTGCCCTGGCAGTCGCGCCCGAGCAGGTGGTTGCGCTAACCCTTGCTGAGCCTCTTGACGCTTATGCGCGCCAGCCTCTGCAGGCGGTTTTTGCGGCGAATATTTCCCAAGCGGTGCGCAGCCACTACTGGCGCTACCTGAACCGGCAGCGCCGGGAAGAAAACCGCGAAATCGCCGGACAGCAATTGCGCAATGCGGCGGGCAACGCCTGGCGCACCGCTCGCAGCGTATTTCGCCGCCGTAAAAAGCCATAA
- a CDS encoding glycosyl hydrolase yields the protein MIDIRLRPVLPVAFAATFALAASVAQANTVTGINQTSATLTVQNDWGSGYCASVSVDNGGSAALSEWEVTLQTNNSSINNLWNGNLSGSRVTNMSYNGQVGAGGSASFGFCATANATENYLPELVALEVNGGGGSSSSSSSSSSSSSSSSESSSSSSSSSSESSSSSSESSSSSTSSSSSSAGDVIPNSASNGWPYCRNAASDPDGDGWGWENSYSCIVYESAADPGPGDFPYCQIGAEQITLCSADNGSWGSESGAVCLSQSMCPGMGSSEQSAMRDLPVNPNASASTVAVYDYLQSIWGSYMLSGQMDQTWQDAIDQTQRVINDTGRAPAMMGYDFMNYGLYWNGISGLTQTEEAIEYWNQGGLVSFTWHWRDPNAAEGVIGEFYTEDTDFVIPVVNGELDTASESFANIEADVDMIAAELQRLEDAGVPVLWRPLHEASGGWFWWGRTDRADDVPAAYAQVVLWRYLYERLTNHYGLDNLIWVWNGQGGAWYPGDEYVDIVSHDIYDGQQNYESQIDVYELTAAYPHEVKMVALSENSNIPDPDQMAADGAWWLWFMVWNDGDTAEGVTSSSNFWTGEYFNTNAHKSHVYNHEWVITLDELPDFP from the coding sequence ATGATAGATATACGATTAAGGCCTGTTTTACCTGTGGCGTTTGCGGCAACATTTGCGTTGGCGGCCAGTGTCGCTCAGGCAAATACCGTTACCGGTATTAATCAAACATCTGCCACTTTGACCGTTCAGAATGACTGGGGTAGTGGTTATTGTGCATCGGTTTCAGTGGACAATGGCGGCAGCGCTGCTTTGAGCGAGTGGGAGGTGACACTGCAAACCAATAATTCGTCCATTAATAACTTATGGAACGGCAATTTAAGTGGCAGCCGTGTTACCAATATGAGTTATAACGGCCAGGTTGGTGCCGGCGGTAGTGCCTCTTTTGGTTTTTGTGCCACGGCCAATGCCACGGAGAACTATTTGCCTGAGCTGGTGGCGCTAGAGGTTAATGGTGGCGGTGGAAGCTCAAGCAGCTCTTCGTCCAGCAGTTCGTCATCCAGTAGTTCTTCAGAATCATCTTCGAGTTCGTCCTCTTCAAGTTCAGAGTCCTCGAGCTCAAGTTCAGAATCTTCCAGTTCATCCACCAGTTCGTCTTCCTCAAGCGCGGGCGATGTTATTCCAAACTCTGCCAGTAACGGTTGGCCTTACTGTCGCAATGCGGCGTCAGATCCAGATGGCGATGGCTGGGGTTGGGAGAACAGTTATTCGTGCATTGTGTATGAGTCGGCTGCCGACCCGGGCCCGGGTGATTTTCCTTACTGCCAGATAGGCGCTGAACAAATTACCTTGTGTTCTGCCGATAACGGCAGCTGGGGCAGTGAAAGCGGCGCAGTGTGTTTGTCGCAGAGCATGTGCCCGGGTATGGGGAGCAGTGAGCAAAGCGCCATGCGCGATTTGCCGGTAAACCCTAATGCCAGTGCCAGCACTGTGGCGGTTTACGATTATCTGCAGTCCATTTGGGGCAGTTATATGCTCTCGGGGCAGATGGATCAGACCTGGCAAGATGCGATTGATCAAACCCAGCGTGTGATTAACGATACCGGCCGCGCTCCGGCGATGATGGGCTACGACTTTATGAACTACGGTTTGTACTGGAACGGCATTTCCGGGCTGACCCAAACCGAAGAGGCCATCGAGTACTGGAACCAGGGCGGCCTGGTAAGTTTTACCTGGCACTGGCGCGATCCGAATGCGGCCGAGGGTGTTATTGGCGAGTTTTACACCGAAGACACCGACTTTGTCATTCCCGTTGTAAACGGCGAGCTGGACACCGCGAGTGAAAGCTTTGCCAACATCGAAGCGGATGTGGATATGATTGCCGCCGAACTACAGCGCTTGGAAGACGCCGGTGTGCCGGTGTTGTGGCGCCCGCTGCACGAGGCCTCGGGCGGTTGGTTCTGGTGGGGCCGCACTGATCGCGCCGACGATGTGCCCGCCGCCTACGCCCAGGTGGTGTTGTGGCGCTATTTGTACGAGCGCCTGACCAACCATTACGGCCTGGATAATCTGATTTGGGTGTGGAACGGTCAGGGCGGCGCCTGGTACCCCGGCGATGAGTATGTGGATATTGTCAGCCACGATATCTACGACGGCCAGCAAAACTACGAATCGCAGATTGATGTGTACGAGCTGACCGCCGCTTATCCTCACGAGGTGAAAATGGTCGCGCTGAGTGAAAACAGCAACATTCCCGACCCGGACCAAATGGCCGCCGATGGTGCCTGGTGGTTGTGGTTTATGGTTTGGAATGACGGTGATACCGCCGAGGGTGTGACCAGTTCCTCTAACTTCTGGACCGGTGAGTACTTTAATACCAACGCGCACAAGTCACATGTGTATAACCACGAGTGGGTGATTACCCTGGACGAGTTGCCGGACTTTCCCTAG